From Bacteroides uniformis:
GAAGGTGCTTTTGAACTCTCGTTTCCCGAAATTGTGAAGTTCGTGGAGAAGAATTTCCGCACTCTTGCCAATAAGAAGAACCGTGCTATTGCCGGGCTTTCTATGGGTAGTTTCCACTCTTGCAATATTTCCAAGTATTACCCGGACATGTTCGACTATGTAGGTCTTTTCTCCGGTGCAAGTACCGGAAACGATAAATCGACTTGTCCGGTCTATACCGACTTCGAAGGTAAGCTGAAGACTCAGTTTGCCAAGAAACCGGCTCTTTACTTCATCGCATGCGGCAAGACGGACTTTGTTTATAAAGGTGTGGCCGACTTTCGCAAGTTGCTTGACGACAATGGTTATAAGTACGAGTATCTTGAAACGGGCGAGGGACATATCTGGAGGAACTGGCGAATCTATCTGACGGAGTTCGCGCCGAAGTTGTTCAAATAAGAGGATTTGGTATAACTAATTTAATAACAAAATAACATACGTATCATGAAAAGAATTTCTATTTTGTCAGCTCTGTTGCTGATGTGTGCGATGACTTTCGCGCAACAAGCTCTCTGGGGAGGCGCTCCCGTGGTCTCACCTGAGATACACGACAACAATACAGTAACTTTCCGCTTGAAGGCGCCGAAAGCCGTAAAGGTGCAAGTAACCGGCGACTTCCTGCCTACGCAGAAAATCAAGACTCCTTTTGGTGAGTTTGATGGTCCGGGTGTGGCAGATTTGAAAGAGAACAAGGACGGTGTGTGGGAATTCACTACTCCCGAACCGCTGAAACCGGAACTCTACAGCTACACTTTCCTGGTAGACGGACTGAAGATTAACGACCCTGCCAACGTCTATATGATTCGAGACGTGGCAAGCGTGACGAATGTATTCATCATCGGTGGTGACGAGCGCATCGACCTTTACAAAGTGAATAAAGTTCCTCATGGAACGGTATCTAAGGTATGGTACAACAGCCCTACGCTGGGTATGGACCGCCGTCTGACTGTCTATACGCCTGCCGGATATGAGACAAGCGGCAAGCGCTATCCCGTCTTCTACCTGCTACACGGCATGGGTGGCGACGAGAACGCATGGAGCGAACTGGGACGTACGGCACAGATTCTGGATAACCTCATCGCCCAAGGCAAGGCCAAGCCGATGATTGTAGTAATGACCAACGGTAACGCTGCGTTGGAGGCTGCTCCGGGTGAATCGTCACTGGGTTTTGCCGCTCCCAGCATGAATCTGCCCAAGACGATGGAAGGTTCTTTCGAAACGGCTTTCCCCGACGTGGTGAAATTCATTGATAAGACTTACCGTACACAGGCCAACAAGAAGGGGCGTGCCATTGCTGGTCTCTCTATGGGAGGTTTCCACTCCATGCACATCTCCAAGCAATATCCGGACATGTTCGACTATGTAGGGCTGTTCTCGGCTGCCATCATGCCCAACAAAGATGTGAAGTCTCCGATTTATGACAACCTTGAAGTCAAACTGAAAACCCAGTTTGCCAAGAAACCGGCACTCTATTACATCGCTATCGGTAATAAAGACTTCTTGTTCCAGGCCAATAACGACTACCGCAAGATGTTGGACGAGAAGGGTTACAAATATGAATATTATGAAACCGGAGAAGGTCATATCTGGAAGAACTGGCGTATCTATCTGACAGAATTCGCACCGAAGATATTTAAATAAGATTATGAAGAAGAATATCATATCCATGGCAGCAGCAATGGCTGTCTTGTCGGCTTGCGGACCGGGTGTGCCGCAGCTTGGAAAGTCCTCTTTGGATGAAGTGATTGGTGCCATGACGCTGGAAGAAAAGGCACATCTGGTAGTAGGTACTGGTATGGCAGGTTTCTCGGGTGACAGTGCCGTAATCGGTGCGACGAAAAAGCTGGTGCCGGGCGCGGCAGGAACCACCTACCCGATCGAGCGTCTCGGCATTCCCGCCGTGGTGCTGGCCGATGGTCCCGCCGGACTGCGTATCGACCCCAAGCGTGAGGGGGATTCGGCTACATACTATTGTACTCATTTCCCTATCGGGACTTTGCTCGCCTCTACCTGGGACCAGGAATTGGTGGAAAGTGTAGGCCGGTCCATCGGTAACGAAGTGCTGGAATACGGTGCGGACGTGCTGTTGGCTCCGGCACTGAACATTCACCGTAACCCGCTTTGCGGACGTAACTTCGAGTATTATTCTGAAGACCCGTTGGTGTCGGGTAAGATTGCCGCCGCCTACGTACGTGGTGTGCAGAGCAACGGTGTGGGTACCAGTATCAAGCACTTTGCTGTGAACAACCAGGAAACCAACCGTATGGCTACGGATGCGCATGTATCTCCACGCGCCTTGCGCGAAATCTACTTGAAAGGGTTCGAGATTGCCGTGAAGGAATCCGCTCCTTGGACCGTGATGTCCTCATACAACTACCTGAACGGTGTCTACACTTCGGAAAACAAGGAGTTGCAGACAACGATGTTGCGCGACGAATGGGGCTTCAAGGGCATGGTGATGACCGACTGGTTTGGCGGCAAGGATGCCGTGGCACAGATGGTGGCAGGCAACGACATGTTGCAGCCCGGTCTGCCCAAGCAGTACGAAGCCATCGTGAAGGGTGTGCAGGACGGAGCGTTGGACGAAGCCATCCTCAATCAGAATGTGAAGCGTATTCTGGAGATGATTCTCCAGACTCCCCACTTCAAGGGATATAAATACTCCAACAAGCCTGATTTGAAGGCGCATGCTGCCGTTACTCGCCAGTCGGCAACGGAAGGCATGGTATTGCTGAAGAACGATAACGGTGCTCTGCCGCTGGCTGCCGACGTGAAGAACGTGGCACTCTTCGGTTGCACTTCCTACGATTTCATTGCAGGCGGTACAGGTTCGGGCAACGTGAACCGCGCTTATACCGTTTCGCTATTGGACGGCTTGAAGAATGCCGGCTATGTGGTGGATGAAGCGCTGAAGAATAGCTATGAAGCTTACCTGAAAACCGAGAAAGAACGTCTGTCCAAAGATAAGAAAGAGTGGTTCATGCCCGATACCCGTCCGGCTGAGATGGCTGTTTCCGCACAAGTCATCCGCGAGCAGGCTGCCAAGGCCGATGTGGCACTGGTGACGCTGGGACGTACCTCCGGTGAGTTTCTCGACCGTATGGTAGCCGACTTCAACCTCACCAAAGAGGAGCAGAGCATGTTGAAAGCAGTGTCCGATGCTTTCCACGCTGCCGGAAAGAAGGTAGTGGTGGTACTTAATATCGGTGGTGTGATTGAAACTGCTTCTTGGAAGTCTGTTCCCGATGCCATCCTTTGTGCATGGCAGGCAGGCCAGGAAGGAGGAAACAGTGTGGCTGACGTGCTGAGTGGCAAGGCTTCTCCTTCGGGCAAGCTGACAATGACTTTCCCGGTGAAGTTTGAAGATGCCGCTTCTTCCGCCAACTTCCCGATAGACATGCGTGTGAGCACCGACCTCGTGAACAAGGGCGGGAAGAAGAACGACGTGAAGGATGTGGATTATACCAATTATGAGGAGGATATCTACGTGGGTTACCGTTACTTCGATACCTTCGGCAAGCAGGTTTCCTATCCTTTCGGTTACGGTCTTTCCTATACTACTTTTGCTTACGACAAGGCTGCTGTCAAGTCAGACAACGGCGTCTATACCGTATCTGTAGAGGTGAAGAACACCGGTAAGGTAGCAGGTAAGGAAGTGGTTCAGCTTTATGTATCCGCTCCCGATGCTGCAGACGCCAACAAACCCGAAAAGGAACTGAAAGCTTTTGCCAAGACCAAGGAACTGAAACCGGGTGAAGCTACTGTGGTGACGCTGAAAGTGAATGCTGCCGACCTGGCTTCCTATGATGAGGCTGCATCGGCATGGGTGGTAACTCCCGGAAACTACAAGTTCCTCGTTGGGGCTTCCTCACGCGACATCAAGGCTACGCTGGAGGCTGAAGTAGCTGCCGCAACGCAGAAGACGAACAACATCTTGAAACTTCAGGAACCGATGAGCCTCTTGAAGAGATGAGAGTAGGATTGTCTGAAAAGATAACAAATCATACCCTAAAAAACATCCTGTTGTACCCTTTGGTATGGCAGGATGTTCTTATCTTTGTGCCTCGTATAAACAGATAGTGCAACTATTATAAACCAATATCACAACCATGAATAAAAAGTTAATCTTATCTTTAGCCCTATCAGGGTTAGTGCTTACTGCTACGGCGCAGACCACTGTTGCGCCTGCCATTCCAAGAGACGAGAAAATAGAACAGCAGATTGAGACTTTGCTGAAGAAGATGACGCTTGACGAGAAAGTCGGTCAGATGTGCGAACTCACTATCGACCTCCTGCAGAAACGCGCCAATCCCTTTGCCGGCCTCGACCCGAAGAACATCACGGTGAAGGACCTGCAAAAAATCATCAAGAGATACAAGCTTGAAAAGGAATTCAAGCTGGGCAAGGAGATGCCTTCGCAGGATGTGATGATGAAGCTCTATATGCGTATCCAAGGCATTGAGAATGCCAAGGGCTTCCAGTTGGATGAGGCGATGCTCGACTCTGTCATCGGAAAATACAAAGTAGGCTCCATCTTGAACGTGCCCAACGGTGTGGCACAGAGCGTGGAGAAGTGGCAGGAAATCATCAAACGCATTCAGGAGAAATCCATGGAGGTGATGGGTATTCCTTGTGTGTACGGTGTAGACCAGATACACGGAACTACCTATACGCTGGGTGGTACTTTCTTCCCGCAAGGCGTCAATATGGGAGCTACCTTCAACCGTGAACTGACACGTGAAGGTGCACGCATCTCCGCTTATGAAACAAAGGCGGGAAGCATTCCCTGGACGTATGCCCCGGTGACCGACCTCGGGCGTGACCCGCGCTGGCCGCGTATGTGGGAAAACTATGGTGAAGACGCCTACGTCAATGCCGAAATGGGACGTGAAGCCGTTATCGGTTTCCAGGGAGAGAACCCCAACCTGATTGGCGGGAACAACGTTGCCGCTTGTATGAAGCATTATATGGGTTATGGTGTCCCCGTTTCCGGTAAGGACCGTACGCCGTCTTCCATCACCGAGCAGGATATGCGTGAGAAGCATTTTGCTCCTTATCTGGAAATGGTGAAGGCAGGTGCCCTCTCCGTGATGGTGAACTCCGCCATGAACAACGGCCTGCCTTTCCATGCCAACTATGAGCTGCTGACCAAGTGGCTGAAAGAAGACCTCAACTGGGACGGTATGATCGTGACCGACTGGGCGGACATCAACAACCTTTATAGCCGCGACCACATTGCCAAGGACAAGAAGGAAGCCATCAAGCTCGCCATCAATGCCGGTATCGACATGTCTATGGACCCGTACGACTGGAAGTTCTGTACACTCTTGAAGGAGCTGGTGGAAGAAGGTGAAGTTCCCATGAGCCGTATAGACGATGCTGTACGTCGTGTGCTGCGTTTGAAGTACCGTCTCAACCTATTTGAAAAGCCCTATTATGACTTGAAAGACTTCCCGTTGTTCGGTAGTGCGGAACATGCCGCTGCTGCATTGCAGGCTGCCGAAGAGTCTTTGGTACTCCTGAAGAATACAGACGGTATATTGCCGTTGGCAAAAGGCAAGAAACTGCTGGTTACCGGTCCGAATGCCAATTCCATGCGTTGCCTCAACGGTGGCTGGTCCTATTCATGGCAGGGCGACAAGGCCGACGAGCATGCAAGCCAATACAATACGATTCTTGAAGCCTTCACCAATAAATTCGGTGCGGACAATATCATTTACGAAGCCGGTGTCACTTATAAGCAAGGTGGCAACTGGTGGGAAGAAAACACTCCGGAGATAGAGAAAGCTGTAGCTGCCGCTGCCGGTGCCGACTACATCGTTGCCTGCATCGGTGAGAACTCTTACTGCGAGACTCCGGGTAACCTGACGAACCTCTTCCTCTCCCAGAACCAGCTCGATTTGGTGAAGGCTCTTGCCAAGACCGGGAAGCCCATCATTCTGGTGTTGAACGAAGGTCGTCCTCGCCTGATTGCTGACATCGAGCCTTTGGCTAAGGCTGTTGTCAATACTATGCTTCCGGGCAACTACGGCGGTGATGCGTTGGCAAACCTCATTGCCGGTGACGCCAACTTCAGCGGAAAGATGCCTTTCACTTATCCGAAGGAAATCAACTCTCTGATTACGTACGACTACAAACCGTGCGAACACATCGGCAAGCAGATGGAAGGTGCTTATAACTACGATGCGCAAGTATCTGTACAGTGGGCGTTCGGTTATGGATTGAGTTATACTACTTTTGCATACAGTAACCTCAAGGTGGATAAGTCGGACTTTACCGCTGATGATGTGCTTACTTTCACTGTAGATGTGAAGAATACCGGTGACCGTGTCGGCAAGGAGAGCGTGTTGCTCTTCAGCAGTGACCTCGTTGCCTCCCTTACTCCCGATACCCGCCGTCTTCGCGCTTTCGAGAAAGTGGAACTGAAACCGGGCGAGACAAAGACCGTGACTCTGAAACTGAAAGGCTCCGACCTTGCTTTCGTAGGCTATGATGGCAAGTGGATTTTGGAGAAAGGTGACTTCCGCATCCAGACGGGTGACCAAACGGTGAACGTGGTTTGTACGGATACCAAGAAGTGGGAGACTCCGAATAAGTGATACGACAAGGTCTTTTAGACCTTTAGAACCATAGTAAAAGGGCCGATAGCATGAAACAAGCTATCGGCCTTTTATTTTTCCGCGTTGTCTTTCAACAGTATCTTCTTTCCGTTTGTATCTCCTTACTTCTTTTCCTGAAACAATAGAGATTGTATGCTTGAGATGTACATCTCATGTTGTCCGAGATGCACATCTCGTTGTGCTTGACATGTGCATCTCATGCAGTATGGAACGTGATAATTCATTTCATAAAGTATAAGCTTCTGTCTCATAAGATTATATGTTTTACCCCTTATCTTGAAGTGTTGAAAGGGTGTGTTTGTAATATAATTCCCGTTTGAACCGTTAAATCAATCTTTTTTTCTCTAATATTTTGTAGTCGAACAGATTATTTATATCTTTGCAACCGAAAACGGATGAAAGGTGGAGGGGCGATTAAGCTCCTCTTTTTTGTTCCTAATGGTTAATCTATGATAGAAAAGAAAACTGTTTGTCAGATTGTTGACGAGTGGCTGGCAGGAAAGGACTACTTCCTTGTGGAGGTGACAATCAGCCCGGATGACAAGATTTTGGTGGAAATAGACCACAAAGAAGGTGTTTGGATTGAGGACTGCGTAGAGCTGAGCCGCTACATCGAGTCCAAGTTGAACCGTGAGGATGAGGA
This genomic window contains:
- a CDS encoding esterase, with the translated sequence MKRISILSALLLMCAMTFAQQALWGGAPVVSPEIHDNNTVTFRLKAPKAVKVQVTGDFLPTQKIKTPFGEFDGPGVADLKENKDGVWEFTTPEPLKPELYSYTFLVDGLKINDPANVYMIRDVASVTNVFIIGGDERIDLYKVNKVPHGTVSKVWYNSPTLGMDRRLTVYTPAGYETSGKRYPVFYLLHGMGGDENAWSELGRTAQILDNLIAQGKAKPMIVVMTNGNAALEAAPGESSLGFAAPSMNLPKTMEGSFETAFPDVVKFIDKTYRTQANKKGRAIAGLSMGGFHSMHISKQYPDMFDYVGLFSAAIMPNKDVKSPIYDNLEVKLKTQFAKKPALYYIAIGNKDFLFQANNDYRKMLDEKGYKYEYYETGEGHIWKNWRIYLTEFAPKIFK
- a CDS encoding glycoside hydrolase family 3 C-terminal domain-containing protein → MKKNIISMAAAMAVLSACGPGVPQLGKSSLDEVIGAMTLEEKAHLVVGTGMAGFSGDSAVIGATKKLVPGAAGTTYPIERLGIPAVVLADGPAGLRIDPKREGDSATYYCTHFPIGTLLASTWDQELVESVGRSIGNEVLEYGADVLLAPALNIHRNPLCGRNFEYYSEDPLVSGKIAAAYVRGVQSNGVGTSIKHFAVNNQETNRMATDAHVSPRALREIYLKGFEIAVKESAPWTVMSSYNYLNGVYTSENKELQTTMLRDEWGFKGMVMTDWFGGKDAVAQMVAGNDMLQPGLPKQYEAIVKGVQDGALDEAILNQNVKRILEMILQTPHFKGYKYSNKPDLKAHAAVTRQSATEGMVLLKNDNGALPLAADVKNVALFGCTSYDFIAGGTGSGNVNRAYTVSLLDGLKNAGYVVDEALKNSYEAYLKTEKERLSKDKKEWFMPDTRPAEMAVSAQVIREQAAKADVALVTLGRTSGEFLDRMVADFNLTKEEQSMLKAVSDAFHAAGKKVVVVLNIGGVIETASWKSVPDAILCAWQAGQEGGNSVADVLSGKASPSGKLTMTFPVKFEDAASSANFPIDMRVSTDLVNKGGKKNDVKDVDYTNYEEDIYVGYRYFDTFGKQVSYPFGYGLSYTTFAYDKAAVKSDNGVYTVSVEVKNTGKVAGKEVVQLYVSAPDAADANKPEKELKAFAKTKELKPGEATVVTLKVNAADLASYDEAASAWVVTPGNYKFLVGASSRDIKATLEAEVAAATQKTNNILKLQEPMSLLKR
- a CDS encoding glycoside hydrolase family 3 N-terminal domain-containing protein translates to MNKKLILSLALSGLVLTATAQTTVAPAIPRDEKIEQQIETLLKKMTLDEKVGQMCELTIDLLQKRANPFAGLDPKNITVKDLQKIIKRYKLEKEFKLGKEMPSQDVMMKLYMRIQGIENAKGFQLDEAMLDSVIGKYKVGSILNVPNGVAQSVEKWQEIIKRIQEKSMEVMGIPCVYGVDQIHGTTYTLGGTFFPQGVNMGATFNRELTREGARISAYETKAGSIPWTYAPVTDLGRDPRWPRMWENYGEDAYVNAEMGREAVIGFQGENPNLIGGNNVAACMKHYMGYGVPVSGKDRTPSSITEQDMREKHFAPYLEMVKAGALSVMVNSAMNNGLPFHANYELLTKWLKEDLNWDGMIVTDWADINNLYSRDHIAKDKKEAIKLAINAGIDMSMDPYDWKFCTLLKELVEEGEVPMSRIDDAVRRVLRLKYRLNLFEKPYYDLKDFPLFGSAEHAAAALQAAEESLVLLKNTDGILPLAKGKKLLVTGPNANSMRCLNGGWSYSWQGDKADEHASQYNTILEAFTNKFGADNIIYEAGVTYKQGGNWWEENTPEIEKAVAAAAGADYIVACIGENSYCETPGNLTNLFLSQNQLDLVKALAKTGKPIILVLNEGRPRLIADIEPLAKAVVNTMLPGNYGGDALANLIAGDANFSGKMPFTYPKEINSLITYDYKPCEHIGKQMEGAYNYDAQVSVQWAFGYGLSYTTFAYSNLKVDKSDFTADDVLTFTVDVKNTGDRVGKESVLLFSSDLVASLTPDTRRLRAFEKVELKPGETKTVTLKLKGSDLAFVGYDGKWILEKGDFRIQTGDQTVNVVCTDTKKWETPNK